One Mauremys mutica isolate MM-2020 ecotype Southern chromosome 9, ASM2049712v1, whole genome shotgun sequence DNA segment encodes these proteins:
- the CHRNG gene encoding LOW QUALITY PROTEIN: acetylcholine receptor subunit gamma (The sequence of the model RefSeq protein was modified relative to this genomic sequence to represent the inferred CDS: inserted 2 bases in 2 codons), with translation MRCLALLATLGSLTGLGREAGSSLPSCCAHSPSLPARGSAVSISRPHSSPCSASSLYPLPALNGCGGVLRRNTPARTLLAVXGCYTATASHRSTCTLVRFTMLVVGHPPSSISRCXVVGHPPLSIPCCPSVVGHPPSSISRCRSWGTHPCPFHMPCPFHTWDEEGPELGSFCFENVNDGGHKTILGRCYCYSGASCSLCLLAGASSPGKPETRAHACAGHTQTPTRACGTHTATYSDAGQVPALTPNTLSKSPSVLWPPGFPGSSSSSFANEAVLCRNQEEKLLKDLMTNYNRNLRPAQGEGDIINVTLKLTLTNLISLNEREETLTTNIWIEMKWCDYRLQWDPDEYDNIQILRVPSTEVWLPEIVLENNIDGVFEITLYCNTLVESNGCLLWMPPAIYRTSCAIFVTYFPFDWQNCSMVFQSQTYSANEINLLLTEEDGQTIEWIVIDPEAFTENGEWAIKHRPAKKIVNAERFTPDDLGYQQVVFYLIIQRKPLFYVINIIVPCVLISSVAVLVYFLPAKAGGQKCTVSINVLLAQTVFLFLIAQKVPETSDAMPLIGKYLTFLLVVTVVIVANAVIVLNVSLRTPNTHAMSQKVRQICLRRLPNFLGMHMRRSDMAPRPLLARRRSSLGLMVKADEYMLWKARTELIFEKQKERAGLMKAVLEKIGKGLENGCTQDLCHSLVQAGPEIRACVDACNHIAKTLREQNDFDNENEEWILVGRVIDRVCFLVMASLFVLGTVSIFLMAHFNQAPAAPFPGDPKRYLP, from the exons ATGCGCTGCCTGGCTCTGCTCGCGACCCTCGGCTCCCTCACAG ggctggggcgggaagCAGGGAGCAGCCTCCCCTCTTGCTGTGCTCACTCTCCATCTCTTCCTGCCAGGGGCTCTGCTGTGAGCATCAGCCGCCCTCACTCCAGCCCCTGCAGCGCCAGCTCCCTGtacccactcccagccctgaacGGCTGTGGGGGGGTCCTGCGCCGTAACACGCCTGCCAGAACCCTGCTCGCTG CTGGGTGTTACACTGCTACCGCCTCCCACCGGTCCACCTGCACGCTCGTCCGCTTCACAATGCTGGTCGTGGGGCACCCACCCTCATCCATTTCCCGCT CGGTCGTGGGGCACCCACCTTTGTCCATTCCATGCTGTCCATCGGTCGTGGGGCACCCACCCTCATCCATTTCCCGCTGCCGGTCGTGGGGCACCCACCCGTGTCCATTTCACATGCCT TGTCCATTTCACACCTGGGACGAAGAGGGGCCTGAACTGGGCTCCTTCTGCTTTGAGAACGTGAACGACGGAGGCCACAAAACAATTCTTGGCAGGTGCTATTGCTACAGCGGGGCCAGCTGCAGCTTATGCCTGTTAGCAGGGGCTTCGAGCCCAGGGAAGCCAGAGACACGTGCACACGCGTGTGCGGGGCACACGCAGACCCCCACCCGCGCGTGTGGGACACACACAGCCACATACAGTGATGCTGGCCAGGTGCCAGCACTAACCCCCAACACGCTCTCCAAGTCACcctctgtcctctggcccccaggctttccaggaagcagcagcagcagttttgcTAATGAAG CCGTGCTGTGCCGGAACCAGGAGGAGAAACTGCTCAAGGACCTGATGACCAACTACAACCGCAACCTGCGCCCGGCCCAGGGGGAGGGCGACATCATTAACGTCACGCTGAAGCTGACCCTCACCAACCTCATCTCCCTG AACGAGCGGGAAGAGACCCTCACCACCAACATCTGGATTGAGATG AAATGGTGCGATTATCGGCTGCAGTGGGATCCTGACGAATACGACAACATCCAGATACTGAGGGTGCCCTCCACCGAGGTGTGGCTGCCGGAGATCGTCCTGGAGAACAA CATCGACGGGGTGTTTGAGATCACCCTGTACTGCAACACGCTGGTGGAGTCCAACGGCTGCCTCCTGTGGATGCCGCCCGCCATCTACCGCACCTCCTGCGCCATCTTCGTCACCTACTTCCCCTTCGACTGGCAGAACTGCTCCATGGTGTTCCA GTCCCAGACCTACAGCGCCAATGAAATTAACCTGCTGCTGACGGAGGAAGATGGGCAGACCATCGAGTGGATTGTCATCGACCCCGAAGCTTTCACAG AGAACGGGGAGTGGGCCATCAAGCACCGGCCGGCCAAGAAGATCGTGAACGCCGAGCGCTTCACCCCGGACGACTTGGGTTACCAGCAGGTCGTCTTCTACCTGATCATCCAGAGGAAACCACTCTTCTACGTCATCAACATCATCGTGCCCTGCGTGCTCATCTCCTCCGTGGCCGTGCTGGTGTATTTCCTGCCTGCCAAAG CGGGCGGCCAGAAGTGCACAGTCTCCATAAACGTCCTCCTGgcccagacagtcttcctcttcCTGATCGCACAGAAGGTGCCCGAGACCTCCGACGCCATGCCGCTCATTGGCAA GTACCTGACCTTTCTCCTGGTGGTGACGGTGGTGATCGTGGCGAACGCCGTCATCGTGCTGAACGTCTCGCTGAGGACACCCAACACGCACGCCATGTCGCAGAAAGTGCGGCAG ATCTGCCTGCGGCGGCTGCCCAACTTCCTGGGGATGCACATGCGCCGCAGCGACATGGCCCCCCGCCCGCTGCTGGCGCGGCGCCGCAGCTCCCTGGGGCTGATGGTGAAGGCTGACGAGTACATGCTGTGGAAGGCCCGGACCGAGCTGATCTTTGAGAAGCAGAAGGAGAGGGCCGGGCTGATGAAGGCTGTCCTGGAAAAGATCG GGAAAGGCCTGGAAAACGGGTGCACCCAGGATCTCTGTCACAGCTTGGTGCAGGCTGGTCCCGAGATCCGGGCCTGCGTGGACGCCTGCAACCACATTGCCAAGACGCTGCGGGAGCAGAACGACTTCGACAAC GAGAACGAGGAGTGGATCCTGGTGGGGAGAGTCATCGACCGCGTCTGCTTCTTGGTCATGGCCTCGCTCTTCGTCCTGGGGACGgtcagcatcttcctgatggcCCATTTCAACCAGGCGCCAGCAGCGCCCTTTCCCGGGGACCCCAAGCGCTACCTGCCGTAG